Proteins encoded together in one Impatiens glandulifera chromosome 1, dImpGla2.1, whole genome shotgun sequence window:
- the LOC124920871 gene encoding protein TOO MANY MOUTHS produces the protein MNSSLSFLLLLLLTLLLLHLMPPTFSLTVVSSSSDLLDAPQTGFSNLVKTDPHEQQAVYDIMKATGNSWATDIPDVCRGRWHGIECMPDKDNIYHIVSLSFGSLSEDTAFPVCDPTHSFISNSITKLSHLRTLFFYRCLNDNPQPIPTFLSRLGPTLRTLVLRDNGHVGNIPKELGNLTRLEVLDLHNNNLNGSIPDSLNRLTRLRSLDFSANKLTGLIPSGLTTSPVLNILDLNQNHLSGSIPTALGSCISLAKIDLSRNRLSGEIPNEISNLKSLNLLDLGYNCLSGPIPSSLKNMNSLQALILKGNAMDSSTIPNESFDGLNNLVILILSDMRLHGPIPESLGRLPSLRVLHLDGNFLNGSIPKSFADMDSLSELRLNENRLTGAIPFRRELVWRMRRKLKLENNSGLCYGASEGTGDYVDASWDLGIGICETMRGGPARTVEHVFGGDEDRRTVLFKSDAGSIDGGFFLLVSSFVHLVGIFMFVQCLL, from the coding sequence ATGAATTCCTCCCTTTCATtcctactactactactactcaccttattattattacatcTCATGCCACCAACTTTCTCATTAACCGTCGTCTCATCATCATCGGACTTACTCGACGCACCCCAAACAGGTTTCTCAAACCTAGTCAAAACCGATCCTCATGAACAACAAGCAGTTTACGACATCATGAAAGCCACCGGAAATTCCTGGGCAACCGACATCCCCGACGTCTGCCGTGGACGTTGGCACGGCATCGAATGCATGCCCGACAAAGACAACATCTACCATATCGTTTCACTCTCATTCGGATCATTGTCGGAAGACACTGCTTTTCCCGTTTGTGATCCCACCCATTCTTTCATCTCAAATTCCATAACCAAACTATCTCATTTAAGGACCCTCTTCTTTTACCGTTGTCTCAACGACAATCCTCAGCCAATCCCAACTTTTCTAAGTCGTTTGGGACCCACTTTACGAACTCTGGTTTTGAGAGATAACGGTCATGTGGGGAATATTCCTAAAGAACTTGGTAATTTGACACGTTTGGAGGTCTTGGATCTTCATAATAACAATCTCAACGGTTCGATTCCTGATTCATTGAACCGGCTCACACGTTTGAGGTCGTTGGATTTCAGTGCTAACAAGTTAACAGGCTTAATCCCTTCCGGTCTAACTACTTCCCCTGTTTTGAACATTTTGGATCTTAACCAAAACCATCTATCCGGTTCGATCCCAACTGCACTCGGAAGCTGTATATCACTGGCGAAGATTGATCTCAGTCGGAATCGTCTCTCCGGGGAGATACCCAATGAAATATCCAACCTGAAAAGCCTTAATCTTTTGGATTTAGGCTATAACTGTTTGTCCGGCCCAATTCCATCTTCTCTAAAGAACATGAACTCACTTCAAGCACTAATCCTCAAAGGCAACGCAATGGATTCTTCGACTATACCCAACGAAAGTTTTGACGGTTTGAACAATCTAGTAATCTTGATTCTCTCCGACATGAGATTACACGGTCCGATCCCTGAATCTTTGGGACGGTTACCGAGCCTTCGAGTTCTTCATCTTGATGGAAACTTCTTAAACGGGTCCATCCCAAAAAGTTTCGCGGATATGGATAGCCTGAGTGAGCTGAGGCTGAATGAAAACCGGTTAACAGGGGCAATTCCTTTTAGGAGAGAGCTGGTTTGGAGGATGAGGAGGAAACTTAAGTTAGAAAATAACTCGGGATTGTGTTATGGTGCGAGTGAGGGCACGGGAGACTATGTGGATGCGTCGTGGGATTTAGGGATCGGTATTTGTGAGACGATGAGAGGTGGGCCTGCGAGAACGGTGGAACATGTTTTCGGGGGAGACGAAGATAGAAGAACGGTATTGTTTAAGTCGGATGCTGGTAGTATTGATGGTGGGTTTTTTCTActtgtttcttcttttgttCATTTGGTAGGAATTTTCATGTTTGTTCAATGTTTATTGTAG